A segment of the Streptomyces sp. XD-27 genome:
ACGTATCCGTCGCCAAGTCCGGCCCTGCCGCCGTCAGCATCGGCGACCGAGTCTCCTACACCGTGACCGTGACCAACTCCAGCGAGACCGCGTCGGCCACCGACGTCGCACTGGCCGATGCCCTGACCGGAGCCGGTGTGACACTGATGTCGGCCACGCCCAGCCAGGGCACCTGCACGACCACGTCCACCGGCGCCGACTGCACCCTGGGCTCCCTGGCCCCCGGGGCCGCCGCCACGGTCACCGTGGTCGCCGAACCCAGGTCCACCGGCAGCCTCTCCGACACCGCCACGGTCGACGCCACAGAAACCGACCCCGTACCGGGCAACAACACCGCCACGGCGACCACCACCGTGAACAACGCCCGTGGTTGCACGACCATCGGTACCAGCGGGGCCGACAACCTGGTTGGCACCTCCGGCAACGACGTGATCTGCGCCCTCAGCGGTGATGACGTCGTCAGTGCGGTCGGCGGCAACGACACCGTCCACGCCGGATACGGAAACGACAGGGCCGACGGCGGCATCGGCAACGACACGCTCAACGCCGGCCCCGGCAACGACACGCTGACCGGATACTCCGGCGCCGACGCGCTCGACACCGTCGACACCGTGTCCGGCAACGACACGGCCAACGGTGGCGCCGGAACCGACACCTGCACCACGGACCCCGGCGACATCCGCACCAGCTGCTCGTAGCGGACCGGCCTGCCGGGCTCCTCGGACACCTGTGAGAACCCCGGATGAGCCGGGGTTCTCAGAGGGTCGACAGGTCGGGGATGTCGTCGGGGTCGGTGACCCAGCCCGCCGCCAGTACCAGACCGGTGGCGCGGTGGACGGCGAGGAAGCCGAAGGGACGGTCGAAGCAGGCGCCGACATGCATCGACCGCTGCATCGGCACACCGGACGCGTCGATCCCGAAGGCGGTGACGGCCGCTGCCTCGAATCCCTTCGCGGTGAACGCGGCTGTCATGGCCTGCTGCGCGGAGGAGACGGCCAGCGGCACCGGGCTGATGCCCGGGAAGTGGCCGCGCGAGGCGTCCATTGCCGTGCGGAGCCCGAACAGTCCCGCGTGCCGGAGCAGGTCGTGGCGGGCCCGTACCGTGAACTGCGGCGTGGCGATGGTCAGCGTCGGGGTGGCGTCCCAGCTGGTGACTTCCCGTACGGTGACGCCCGGGCCCGCCTCACCGGGCGGCAGGGCCGAACCGGGCCGGGTCTCGCAGTCGCCGGCGAGCACGCCCACGCCCGCGTGCAGTACCTCACCGCCGGCCACGCCCTCGGAGCCGAGGAGCAGGAACACCGTCAGGCCGTTGTCGCCGGGGATCTCGGCGACGGTCAGGGGTCCTGCCGGGGTGTCGTGGGCGATCCGGACACCGTCGAGGTCCTTGCCGGACTGGTAGAGACCATGCAACTGCCGCGCCCGCCACGGCCCGTGGTCCGGGGTCATCCACCCGTCCCGGAAGGGCACCGTCCACGTGGTGCGCAGCAGCAGCGCCCCGGCCAGGACCAGCAGGGTGTCGGGCGTCACCGGCACCGGCATCGTGTCGATGGCGCCGGCCGTGTGCCGGGCCGCCCAGCCGTCCAACTCCCGGCGGTCCGCTTCCGTATCACCGGTGAGGGCGCCGCGCACGCCCGGCGGCAGCGCCGTCTCCCACGCCCGGCGCACCGGCACCAGGCCCTGCCGGATCCACAGGCCGGTGGCCGCGGCCACCCCGTCCATCGCGTCCAGCGCCTCGATCACCGCGCGTCCCTGGGCCAGCGGGCTCACGCTGCCCGCAAGGCCCACAGCGGCTTCGAGCTCGCCCCGCGCGGGCCCGTTGGCGCCGCCCGCCAGCACCGCGAGCAACGGCCAGACCCCGGCGGACGAGAAGACGGTGCCTCCGTCCACTCCGTCGGGAGCCTTGTCCACCGCGATCCGTGCCCAGTCGCCGGTCAGTTGGTTGACCGCCCGTACGGTCTCTTCGGCGAGCATTCCCGTTCCCCGTCCCCGTCTCCGTCGCTCAGCCCATCGGCCGGACCGACACCGCCCCCGGCCGTTGATCAGGGTATCCGCCCGGGTGCGTGCCGCCCCGATCTCGCTCGCGCCCCAGGAGGCCACCGACGTCCGCACGCGGTGGCACACCAGCCCACCGCGTGTGGTCGGGTAGCGGAACCCCCAGCGCGCCGGACGCGTGGCATGAAGTTCTGATCATTCTGGGCGTTCGGGCCTGGCGAGTGGGCCCCAGTGGCAACAATGTGCGCATGGCCGACGACTGGAAGCGACAGCTGGATCGGATCCACGCGGGCCTGGTGCGCCGCGATGACCCCGCCGCCTGGGTGGCCGAGGCCGATGCGGTGGAGAGATCCCGTCGGTATCCGTACTTCGCGCTCCGCGGGCCGGTCTTCGGTGTCGCCGCGCGGGATTCCGGAGTCGGTACGGGGTGGCGGCTGGTGGAGTCGATGACGAGCGGCACCCCTCAAGAGGCCCGGGACTCGTTGAACTCCATGCTGTGGTTCAGGGCCAAGGACGACACCGACGACCCCGGCGTACGGCGCGACCTGCTGGCGGCGGTGGCGGTGCTCGAACGCGAGCCGGTCAACGAGTTGGAGGCCCTCGGCGTGCGGTACCGGGTGGTACGGGGTGACGCGTTCGCCCGCGGCGGCGAGGACGGCTTGGAGCCGCCGAGGCCGACCGACGCGGAGGCGGCCGACCTGTCCTGGGACGGGCGTCATGAGACCCCCTCCCGGACCCCGGCTTCGTCCTCGACCCCGACCGGGAGGACGGCCTTATGGAGAGCGCCCTGAAGCTGGCGCTGCGTGACTTCTCCTACCCGGGTGCGCCGTTCGCCCGCGACGCGTGTGAGGACTCCGAGCGGGCCGTCGCGGACTATCCGGACGTCGTACTCCTCCCCGTGGGCTTCGGCGTCGCCGAGCGCACGGAGCGAGGGTGGCGGCCGCGCGGGGCTCTTATGCCCACCCCGCACGAGGCGCGGTGTCTGCTCTACGACGGCTTGGCCGAGGGCTGGCCCACGTTCCAGGGGTTGAGCGAATCGGAGCAGGCGGACTACGCGCGAGCCGCGGAGGAGTTCAGAGCCGCGGGCCGCGCCGATGAGGCGCGGGTGGGAGGCAGCCTGTTCCGGATCTGCCGCATCGGACGGATGGTCCGCTCCGGCACGGACGGGCCGGAGCCGCCCCGCCTGTCGGACCGGGACCGGTACGAGCCCATGAAGCTGCACCCGACGATGGACGACGACGGCACCCTCCGCCACGACGACTGACCGCCGGACCGGGACGTCACCAGTAGGAGTATCCGTAGTACTTCGACAGGGACGCGAGGCGCGGTTTGACCAACATCTCATAGGCGCAACGGTCCTTGGCCAGCTTCTCCAGGGGACTCTCGCAGACGAGTCTCACGACCGGGCCTGGTTCCCCGTCGTCTCCTGCGGGGGCCGCGTGAGCCGTGCCCGTGAGCGCGGCGAGGCCGCCGGCTGTCAGGGTGAGGGCGGTAAGAGTAAGAGCGGTTCTGTGGATAATCGTTCGCATTTGACTTTTGTACGGCATATCACACTGGCGAGGAGGCCGCGACGCGCTGGTAACGGAGCAGGACGACCCCGTTGCCGAAGGGGCGGGTCTCTTCAGCGCCGTGATCTGAACAAGATGACCTTTCTCATCGTGGTCCTTTCGCTCTCACCGGGGTTCTTCCACTCATTCCGTCCCGCTTTTTCTGTCCCGCCTTTTCTGTCCGGTGGCTGGGGAGTCCGGCGGCCAGCAGCGTGCCGGCCGCGGCCACCGCCGCGAGGGCCACCAGTGTGGGACCCATCGCGGAGGTGAAGGCATCGCCGGTCCAGCGCGGTCCCGCGCCGGACGCGCGGGTGGTGGCGGGGGCCGGCGTGGAGAGGGTCATCAGCATCGTGGCCGCGGCCACCCCCAGCGCAGGGCCGATGTTCATCGCGGTCTGCTGGAGTCCGCCGGCCACGCCGGCGGCGTCCAGCGGCGCGTGGCGCACGACGACCGCCGTCGCGGTGACCATCACCGTGCCGAAACCCGCGCCCAGGACGAGGAAGCAACCGCCGATCGCGACGGCGGTCGACCCCTGGTCGAGACGGGACAGCAGCAGGATGCCCAGGGCCAGGAGGGCCATCCCCGCCACAGCCGTCCGGCGGGCACCCTGACGGCGCATCAGGACAGCGGAGACCGGCGCGCTCAGCACCATCATCACGGCCAGGGGCAGCACTCTCAGGCCGCACTGGAGCGGGTCCAGCGCGAGGACGTCCTGGAGGAAGTACGTGCCGAGGAACAAGGCCCCGAAGAGCGCCGCCGACGCGGCCACCAGCACGCCGAGCGCGGGGGCCACGGCCGCCGACCGGAACACGCTCGGCGGCACCAGCGGACTCGCCGTACGCCGCTCGTGCCGGACGAAGGCGCCGCCGGCGGCGGTCACGGCGGCAAGGCCCAGCCCGGTCGCCGCCGTCCACCCCGATTCCGGTATGCCGACCAGTGTGTGCACCAGGCAGGCCAGGGCCGCCGCGAGAAGGCAGGCGCCGGGCAGGTCGAGCCGCACGTGGTCCGGCTTGGGTCCGTGGCCCGGGTGGGGTGCCCGGCCTGGCCGCCGTTCCGGTTCCTGACCTGGCTCCGGCCCAGGACCCGGCTCCGGTTCCTGGCCCTTCCGTTCCGGGCCCTTGCGTTCCGGGCACCTCGGTTCCCGGTCGTCCGGTTCCGGTACGCGTACGACGAGAGCCAGCGCGCCCGCGGCCAACGCCGGTACGACGCCGAGGAAGAACACCGCTCGCCAGCCCCAGTGCGCGGCCAGCGCGCCGCCGACGACCGGGCCGGCCGCGGCCGCCGCGCCGATGGCACTCGTACGCAGCGCGATCGGCCTGCCGAGTTGGTCACGCGGGTACGCGGCGCGCAGCATCCCGAGCGTGGCCGGTTGCAGCAGCGCGCCGAAGACGCCCTGGGCGACGCGCAGCCCGATGACCCAGCCGACGCCGGGCGCCAGGCCGATCGCCGCCGACGCGGCGGCGAATCCCAGCATTCCGATGGCGAAGATCCGCTGATGGCCGTACCGGTCGCCGAGGCGGCCGGAGAAGACGAGCAGGCTCGCCACGGCGATCAGATATCCGGTGCTGGTCCACTGGACCTGGGTGAACGAGGCGTTCAGATCCCGCTGCATGGTGGGCTGCGCGACGGTCAGGACGGTCCCGTCGAGCGCGACGATCACCGCACCGGTGATGCTGCCGGCGAGCGTGAGGTGTTGGTGACGCCCCATCAGGCTGTCGGCCCGGGTGTCGTCGACCCGGGCGACCCCGGTCCGGGCGATCCCGGTCCGGGCGTCGTCGAGCCGGGCGTCGCCGGTCCGAGGTGCGCGTCCAGCGCGGCGCACAGCAGCGGTTCGACGTCGTCGGCTCCCGTCGCGAGTTGGAGGCTGCCCCAGCCCCACAACTGGGCGACGCCGTGCAGGTTCGCCCACAGCGCGCCCGCCGCGACCCGCGGCTCCATGCCGGGCTCCGTCCGTACCTGGGCGACGAGGTCGACCAGGAGGCCGAACAGCGGCAGGCTGGTCTCGCGCAGGCCCAGGCGGCCGCTCTCCAGCAGATCGTGGCGGAACATCAGCTCGTACATGCCGCGGTTGCCCAGCGCGAAGTCGAGATAGGCCCGCCCCAGCGCCATGAGCCGGGCGCGCGGGTCCGCCTGACGGCCGCTCACCGCCTCGTCGGCCTTCGCGCTCAGCTCGGCGAAACCCTGACGCGCGATGGCGGACAGCAGATCGACGTGCGTGGGGAAGTAGCGGCGGGGCGCCCCGTGCGAGACCCCGGCCCTGCGGGCGATCTCCCGCAGCGAGAGGGCCTGCGCCCCCTCGCTGGTCACCAGGTCGACGCCGACCTCCACCAAACGGGCTCGAAGCCCCGTGTCGCGCTCGTTCATGGACACTGTCTACCATGGTCAGTAGACAGTGTCTATCAAGATCCTTTCCTCGATGGTCAGGCGTACATCGACCGCCACGCCCCCTCGTACGCCTCCCGCACCCGCCGCCCCGCCGCCCCGCCGTCCGCGGGTGCAGGGACCTCCACCGCGCCGGAGGGCGACCACCGCGGCGGGTGCGGGGCCCCGCTCAGGGCCCAGGCGGCCTGACGGGCGGCGCCCAGCGCCACGTACTCGTCCGGATGGGGGACGGTGACCGCCGCGCCGAAGATCTCGGCGGCGACCTCGCCCACCACCGGTGCCTTGGCGGCACCGCCGATGAGCAGCACCCGGTCCACCGCGACGCCCTCCGCGCGCAGCTTGTCCAGGGCGTCGGCCATGCCGCACAACATGCCCTCGACCGCGGCGCGCGCCAGGTTGTGCGGGTACATGTTGGCCTTGCGCATGCCCAGCAGGCTCCCGGAGGCGTCCGGGAGGTTGGGGGTGCGCTCGCCGCCGAGGTACGGCAGCAGGACGAGCCCTTCCGTGCCGGGTGCGGCCTTGGCCGCGAGCGCGCCGACCTCCGCCAGGTCGGTCCCCAGCATCCGGGCCGTGGAGCTGAGCACCCGCGCCGCGTTGAGGGTGCAGACCAGGGGCAGGAACCGCCCGGTGGCGTCGGCGAAGCCCGCGACCGAGCCGGAGGCGTCGGCGGTGGGGTGCGGCGAGCACGCGAAGGCCGTGCCGCTGGTGCCGAGCGAGACGACGACGTCGCCGGGGCCGATGCCGAGGCCCAGCGCGGCCCCCATGTTGTCGCCGGTGCCCGCGGCCACGAGCACGCCGTCCGGTGTCCGCCCCGCCGCCTCGGACGGCTCCAGCACCCGGGGCAGCCCGGGGGCGCGGCCGCGGAAGGCGAGGTGGAGCAGGTCCTCGCGGTAGCGCCCCTCGGCCGGGGACCAGTAGCCGGTGCCGGACGCCTCGCCGCGGTCGGTGGTCGGCTCCGCCCAGGCCGCGGCGCCACCGCGCAGCCGCCAGGTGAGCCAGTCGTGCGGCAGCAGCACCGCCTCCGTACGGTTGGCGAGTCCGGGCTCGTGGTCGGCCATCCAGCGCAGCTTGGCGGCGGTGATGGCGGCGACCGGTACGGTGCCGACCGCCTTCGCCCACCGTCGGGCCCCGCCGAACTCCTCGACGAGATCCGCGGCGGCCCGCGCGGAGCGGGTGTCGTTCCACAGCAGCGCTTCGCGGACCGGCTCCCCGTCCAGGCCGAGCGCCACCAGGCCGTGCTGCTGCCCGGCGACGGCGATCGCGTCCACGTGCTCCAACAGGCCCTTGCCGGCCGTGAGCAGGGCCTGCCACCAGGCCTCGGGGTGCACTTCGGTGCCCTCGGGATGGGCCGCGCGGCCCCGCGCCAGCACCTCGCCCGTCCGGGCGTCGCAGACGACGATCTTGCAGGACTGGGTGGAGCTGTCCACCCCCGCGACGGTGGGCACGGCCTCAGGCTCCCGGGCGGATCTGGATTTTGCGGCCGTGGCCGGCGCGGAAGGCCTGGAGCGCGTCCCCGAACTCCTCCAGCGCGAAGCTGTGCGTGATCATGGTGGCGGCGTCCACGACGCCCTTGCCCATGAGCTCGACGGCCCGTCCGAAGCTGTGCACCACGGCCATGGAGCCGACCACGGTGATCTCGTCGTTGTAGATACGGAACGGTGAGAACGCCGCCTTCGCCTCGGACGGGGCGACGCCGAACTGCTGGAACGTCCCCCCGCGCCGGACCCGGGACAGCCCGTCCTCGATGGCCGGGACGGCCCCGGTGCAGTCGATGACGACCTCCCAGCCCTGCGGCCGGTCGAACGCGTCGGCGCCGGTGGCCACCGCGTCCGCGCCGAGCCCCCGCGCCACCTCCAGCCGGTCGGTGTTGAGGTCGACCATCGAGACGGAGGCGGCCCCGGCCCCGACGGCCAGCTGGAGCATCATCAGGCCCATGGTGCCCGCGCCGTAGATCAGGTAGTGCGAGCCGAGGTCGCGGGGGAGTACGTCGAAGCCGTGCACCGCGCAGGAGAGCGGTTCGATCAGTGTCCCCTGCACCAGGTCCACGCTCTCGGGCAGCCGGTGGCAGTTGGCGGCGGGGACCGTGACGTACTCGGCCATGGCGCCGTCCACCGTGTCGCCGATGGCGCCCCACCGCTCGCACAGGTTGCCGCGGCCGACGGCGCAGAAGTGGCAGGCGCCGCAGAAGAGGGACGGGTCGACGGCGACCCGGTCCCCGGTGCGGACCCCCGTCACCCCGGACCCGAGCGCGACGACCTCAC
Coding sequences within it:
- a CDS encoding MFS transporter; the encoded protein is MGRHQHLTLAGSITGAVIVALDGTVLTVAQPTMQRDLNASFTQVQWTSTGYLIAVASLLVFSGRLGDRYGHQRIFAIGMLGFAAASAAIGLAPGVGWVIGLRVAQGVFGALLQPATLGMLRAAYPRDQLGRPIALRTSAIGAAAAAGPVVGGALAAHWGWRAVFFLGVVPALAAGALALVVRVPEPDDREPRCPERKGPERKGQEPEPGPGPEPGQEPERRPGRAPHPGHGPKPDHVRLDLPGACLLAAALACLVHTLVGIPESGWTAATGLGLAAVTAAGGAFVRHERRTASPLVPPSVFRSAAVAPALGVLVAASAALFGALFLGTYFLQDVLALDPLQCGLRVLPLAVMMVLSAPVSAVLMRRQGARRTAVAGMALLALGILLLSRLDQGSTAVAIGGCFLVLGAGFGTVMVTATAVVVRHAPLDAAGVAGGLQQTAMNIGPALGVAAATMLMTLSTPAPATTRASGAGPRWTGDAFTSAMGPTLVALAAVAAAGTLLAAGLPSHRTEKAGQKKRDGMSGRTPVRAKGPR
- a CDS encoding serpin family protein, giving the protein MLAEETVRAVNQLTGDWARIAVDKAPDGVDGGTVFSSAGVWPLLAVLAGGANGPARGELEAAVGLAGSVSPLAQGRAVIEALDAMDGVAAATGLWIRQGLVPVRRAWETALPPGVRGALTGDTEADRRELDGWAARHTAGAIDTMPVPVTPDTLLVLAGALLLRTTWTVPFRDGWMTPDHGPWRARQLHGLYQSGKDLDGVRIAHDTPAGPLTVAEIPGDNGLTVFLLLGSEGVAGGEVLHAGVGVLAGDCETRPGSALPPGEAGPGVTVREVTSWDATPTLTIATPQFTVRARHDLLRHAGLFGLRTAMDASRGHFPGISPVPLAVSSAQQAMTAAFTAKGFEAAAVTAFGIDASGVPMQRSMHVGACFDRPFGFLAVHRATGLVLAAGWVTDPDDIPDLSTL
- a CDS encoding TetR/AcrR family transcriptional regulator translates to MNERDTGLRARLVEVGVDLVTSEGAQALSLREIARRAGVSHGAPRRYFPTHVDLLSAIARQGFAELSAKADEAVSGRQADPRARLMALGRAYLDFALGNRGMYELMFRHDLLESGRLGLRETSLPLFGLLVDLVAQVRTEPGMEPRVAAGALWANLHGVAQLWGWGSLQLATGADDVEPLLCAALDAHLGPATPGSTTPGPGSPGPGSPGSTTPGPTA
- a CDS encoding zinc-dependent alcohol dehydrogenase family protein, with protein sequence MRAVVIETPGTYSVETVADPSPGPGEVVVAVAAVGICGTDVHIVDGEFAPTPYPIIPGHEFTGEVVALGSGVTGVRTGDRVAVDPSLFCGACHFCAVGRGNLCERWGAIGDTVDGAMAEYVTVPAANCHRLPESVDLVQGTLIEPLSCAVHGFDVLPRDLGSHYLIYGAGTMGLMMLQLAVGAGAASVSMVDLNTDRLEVARGLGADAVATGADAFDRPQGWEVVIDCTGAVPAIEDGLSRVRRGGTFQQFGVAPSEAKAAFSPFRIYNDEITVVGSMAVVHSFGRAVELMGKGVVDAATMITHSFALEEFGDALQAFRAGHGRKIQIRPGA
- the xylB gene encoding xylulokinase — its product is MPTVAGVDSSTQSCKIVVCDARTGEVLARGRAAHPEGTEVHPEAWWQALLTAGKGLLEHVDAIAVAGQQHGLVALGLDGEPVREALLWNDTRSARAAADLVEEFGGARRWAKAVGTVPVAAITAAKLRWMADHEPGLANRTEAVLLPHDWLTWRLRGGAAAWAEPTTDRGEASGTGYWSPAEGRYREDLLHLAFRGRAPGLPRVLEPSEAAGRTPDGVLVAAGTGDNMGAALGLGIGPGDVVVSLGTSGTAFACSPHPTADASGSVAGFADATGRFLPLVCTLNAARVLSSTARMLGTDLAEVGALAAKAAPGTEGLVLLPYLGGERTPNLPDASGSLLGMRKANMYPHNLARAAVEGMLCGMADALDKLRAEGVAVDRVLLIGGAAKAPVVGEVAAEIFGAAVTVPHPDEYVALGAARQAAWALSGAPHPPRWSPSGAVEVPAPADGGAAGRRVREAYEGAWRSMYA